A genomic window from Sulfitobacter sp. LCG007 includes:
- a CDS encoding tripartite tricarboxylate transporter TctB family protein has product MSRLTRHLTGGAGHIALLSLFAVFAIWYAADAWSAQPKVQNMLLIGPAAAVSLALIVVLAVAEVRRIARGTDAAPKPEMPQNTFAAKYGTPIAAALLGVYVLLMPIVGFDVATPIYIAVSMVLQGARDWRIILAFSLVAGLLPVWAIEEMLSIPIPTLVL; this is encoded by the coding sequence ATGAGCAGGCTCACACGTCATCTGACCGGCGGGGCAGGGCACATTGCCCTGCTTTCGCTCTTTGCGGTCTTTGCGATCTGGTATGCCGCGGATGCCTGGTCCGCCCAGCCCAAGGTGCAGAACATGCTGCTCATCGGGCCTGCGGCGGCCGTGTCGCTGGCGCTGATCGTAGTGCTCGCCGTGGCCGAAGTGCGCCGGATCGCCCGCGGCACCGACGCCGCGCCCAAGCCCGAGATGCCGCAGAACACCTTCGCGGCGAAATACGGCACGCCGATCGCGGCGGCCCTCCTTGGCGTCTACGTCCTGCTGATGCCGATCGTCGGTTTCGACGTCGCCACGCCGATCTACATTGCCGTCAGCATGGTCCTGCAGGGCGCCCGCGACTGGCGCATCATCCTGGCCTTTTCCCTCGTCGCCGGTCTGCTGCCGGTCTGGGCGATCGAGGAAATGCTGTCGATCCCCATTCCCACGCTGGTGCTCTGA
- a CDS encoding Bug family tripartite tricarboxylate transporter substrate binding protein, whose protein sequence is MFKIGRRAVLGGLAALSMTAGQAVAQEKYAPGRLTIVVPFNPGGSADRMARAIAQFLPEELGVPVTVMNQAGGSGALGHTYFLQQPDDGSFALVSPVNPYLISNILRGQGAVEWDKFHFINGQWQDYYVILVNKDQPFQTAKELIDFIKANPGEASSAIINGDGGHLATVVMLERLGLPQDAVNFISYDGGAPMRTALAGNQVTFSVISALGSSVIAEDVRPLAVIKDQPDELWAAPNLNEVLAEYDVEIPMLAADLRTLAVHQSFVDNHPEVYKQLVDAYRRMLDRDDFKAFIAEGQIGGQWMGPEATTASLNESFEIFKKYIDVLE, encoded by the coding sequence ATGTTCAAAATCGGACGCAGAGCCGTTCTTGGCGGTCTTGCCGCGCTGTCGATGACCGCCGGTCAGGCAGTCGCCCAGGAGAAATACGCACCCGGTCGCCTGACCATCGTCGTGCCGTTCAACCCCGGGGGATCGGCTGATCGCATGGCGCGCGCCATCGCGCAGTTCCTGCCCGAGGAACTCGGCGTGCCCGTCACGGTGATGAACCAGGCGGGCGGCAGCGGTGCACTTGGCCATACCTATTTCCTGCAGCAGCCCGATGACGGATCGTTCGCGCTGGTCTCTCCGGTCAATCCCTACCTGATCTCGAACATCCTGCGCGGACAGGGGGCGGTGGAGTGGGACAAGTTCCACTTCATCAACGGCCAGTGGCAGGACTACTACGTGATCCTCGTCAACAAGGACCAGCCGTTCCAGACCGCGAAAGAGCTGATCGACTTCATCAAGGCCAATCCGGGCGAGGCGAGCTCGGCCATCATCAACGGCGACGGAGGGCACCTTGCCACGGTCGTGATGCTGGAACGCCTCGGACTGCCGCAGGATGCGGTGAACTTCATCAGCTACGACGGCGGTGCCCCGATGCGCACGGCGCTGGCGGGCAACCAGGTCACCTTCTCGGTGATCTCCGCCCTCGGCTCCAGCGTCATTGCGGAAGACGTGCGCCCGCTGGCCGTGATCAAGGACCAGCCGGACGAGCTCTGGGCAGCGCCGAACCTGAACGAAGTCCTGGCCGAGTACGACGTCGAGATCCCGATGCTGGCCGCGGACCTGCGAACCCTTGCGGTGCACCAGAGCTTCGTCGACAATCATCCCGAGGTCTACAAGCAGCTGGTCGACGCCTATCGCCGCATGCTCGATCGCGACGACTTCAAGGCGTTCATCGCCGAGGGCCAGATCGGTGGTCAGTGGATGGGTCCAGAAGCGACCACCGCCTCGCTGAACGAGAGCTTCGAGATCTTCAAGAAGTACATCGACGTCCTGGAATGA
- a CDS encoding GntR family transcriptional regulator yields MTEPDRATAAERVYRSLRDSISSGRFAVGERLTESALADEVHVSRTPVREALRQLASEGFVTLSPHAGAIVKGWSEKDVRDVFETRALIESAAAGLAARNARPADAERLADMARGMEPLARTSPRDVMAYSEANRAFHAEILRIAGNHRIEEIALNLMDLGFLVRSYTQFESEDVQRSLFDHRQLVTAIGIGDERYAEAVMRSHILAAARIFRGTEGQTTQRAARASQTASTCDFEKEKP; encoded by the coding sequence GTGACGGAACCTGACAGGGCGACTGCGGCGGAACGGGTCTACCGGTCCCTGCGCGACTCGATTTCCTCGGGCCGTTTCGCGGTCGGGGAACGGCTGACCGAAAGCGCGCTTGCAGACGAGGTCCATGTCTCGCGCACGCCGGTGCGGGAGGCGCTGCGGCAGCTGGCGAGCGAGGGGTTCGTCACCCTCTCGCCCCACGCCGGCGCCATCGTGAAGGGCTGGTCGGAGAAGGATGTGCGGGATGTCTTCGAGACCCGCGCGCTGATCGAAAGCGCGGCGGCCGGACTTGCCGCCCGGAACGCCCGCCCGGCGGATGCTGAGCGGCTTGCCGACATGGCCCGGGGGATGGAGCCGCTGGCCCGAACGTCGCCCCGCGATGTGATGGCCTATTCCGAGGCGAACCGGGCCTTCCACGCCGAAATCCTGCGAATCGCAGGCAACCACCGGATCGAGGAGATCGCGCTGAATCTCATGGACCTCGGCTTCCTCGTCCGGTCCTACACGCAGTTCGAATCCGAGGACGTGCAGCGCAGCCTCTTCGACCACCGCCAGCTTGTGACCGCGATCGGGATCGGCGATGAGCGGTATGCGGAGGCGGTGATGCGCAGCCATATCCTTGCGGCGGCGCGGATCTTCCGCGGCACGGAAGGCCAGACGACACAACGGGCTGCGAGAGCGTCGCAGACCGCATCGACATGTGACTTCGAAAAGGAAAAACCCTGA
- a CDS encoding oxaloacetate decarboxylase, with translation MAKPSLRAALDAGTFVCAPGIHDMISAVVANKVGFDFIYSSGYWGTASAEGLPDAGITTYSEMVKRLSILCRTSESAVIADADTGFGGLLNAAHTVRGYERAGAVAIQMEDQEFPKKCGHTPFKRVIPAEDMAQKIRVACDARENPAETLIIARTDAKAMEGLDKAIERGLRYRDAGADVVFVEALDSEEEMRIACERIDAPMMANMADGGRSPILPTETLKDIGYKMAIFPAISGLAAAAAVERALRHLKQAGTSLSPDVPLFNFEEFNQLIGFPDVWEFEKKWGAAAE, from the coding sequence ATGGCGAAACCCAGTCTTCGCGCCGCGCTTGATGCCGGCACCTTCGTGTGTGCCCCGGGCATCCACGACATGATCTCTGCCGTTGTCGCCAACAAGGTCGGCTTCGACTTCATCTATTCCTCGGGCTACTGGGGCACCGCCTCGGCCGAAGGGCTGCCGGATGCCGGGATCACCACCTATTCGGAGATGGTCAAGCGCCTCTCCATCCTCTGCCGGACATCAGAGTCAGCGGTGATCGCCGACGCAGATACCGGCTTTGGCGGACTGCTGAACGCGGCGCATACCGTGCGCGGCTACGAACGCGCGGGCGCCGTCGCGATCCAGATGGAGGATCAGGAGTTTCCCAAGAAGTGCGGCCACACGCCCTTCAAGCGGGTCATCCCGGCCGAAGACATGGCGCAGAAGATCCGCGTTGCCTGCGATGCCCGCGAAAACCCCGCAGAGACGCTGATCATCGCACGTACCGACGCCAAGGCGATGGAAGGTCTGGACAAGGCGATCGAGCGCGGGCTGCGCTATCGCGACGCCGGGGCCGACGTGGTCTTCGTCGAAGCGCTCGACAGCGAGGAGGAGATGCGCATCGCCTGCGAACGTATCGATGCGCCCATGATGGCGAACATGGCCGACGGCGGGCGCAGCCCGATCCTGCCGACCGAGACGCTCAAGGACATCGGATACAAGATGGCGATCTTTCCCGCGATCAGCGGCCTTGCCGCCGCCGCTGCCGTCGAACGGGCGCTGCGGCATCTCAAGCAGGCAGGGACCTCGCTGTCGCCGGATGTGCCGCTCTTCAACTTCGAGGAGTTCAACCAGCTGATCGGCTTCCCCGACGTCTGGGAGTTCGAGAAGAAATGGGGCGCCGCCGCGGAGTGA
- the hisD gene encoding histidinol dehydrogenase has protein sequence MTITYLKRGRSEADRKGDASKVRETVEATLADIESRGDAAVRELSARFDNYTPPSFRLSPSEIEALMQKVSARDMEDIRFAQAQVRRFAEAQRASMTDIEIETMPGVILGHRNIPVQSVGCYVPGGKFPMVASAHMSVLTASVAGVPRIAAATPPFKGAPNPAVIAAMQLGGAHEIYVMGGIQAVGAMAIGTQTIDAVDMMVGPGNAFVAEAKRQLYGRVGIDLFAGPTETMVIADDTVDAEICATDLLGQAEHGYDSPAVLLTNSETLAKETLAEIQRLLGILPTANTAAKSWEDYGEVIVTDTYEEMLEVANDIASEHVQVMTDRDDWFLDNMHSYGALFLGPRTNVANGDKVIGTNHTLPTKKAGRYTGGLWVGKFLKTHSYQKVTTDAAAAEIGAYGSRLCLLEGFVGHAEQCNVRVRRYGGRNVPYGEAAE, from the coding sequence ATGACAATCACCTATCTCAAGCGGGGCAGGTCCGAGGCCGACCGGAAGGGCGATGCCTCGAAGGTGCGCGAGACAGTCGAGGCGACGCTGGCCGATATCGAAAGCAGGGGCGACGCCGCCGTGCGCGAGCTGTCGGCCAGGTTCGACAACTACACGCCCCCGTCCTTCCGCCTGTCGCCCTCTGAAATCGAGGCGCTGATGCAGAAGGTCTCGGCCCGCGACATGGAGGACATCAGGTTCGCCCAGGCGCAGGTCCGCCGCTTTGCCGAGGCGCAGCGCGCCTCAATGACCGATATCGAGATCGAGACGATGCCGGGCGTGATCCTCGGGCACCGGAACATTCCCGTGCAATCCGTTGGCTGCTATGTCCCGGGCGGCAAGTTCCCCATGGTTGCCTCTGCCCATATGTCCGTGCTGACGGCGAGTGTCGCCGGCGTGCCGCGCATCGCTGCTGCCACCCCGCCCTTCAAGGGCGCGCCCAACCCGGCCGTGATCGCGGCGATGCAGTTGGGCGGAGCGCATGAGATCTACGTCATGGGCGGGATCCAGGCAGTCGGGGCGATGGCCATCGGGACGCAGACCATCGACGCCGTCGACATGATGGTCGGCCCCGGAAACGCCTTCGTCGCCGAAGCGAAACGGCAGCTTTACGGCCGCGTCGGCATCGACCTTTTCGCCGGACCGACGGAAACCATGGTGATCGCCGATGACACCGTGGATGCCGAGATATGCGCGACCGACTTGCTTGGCCAGGCCGAGCATGGCTACGACAGCCCTGCCGTCCTCCTCACGAATTCCGAGACTCTGGCGAAGGAAACGCTGGCGGAGATCCAGCGGCTTCTCGGGATCCTGCCGACCGCTAACACTGCTGCGAAAAGCTGGGAGGATTATGGCGAGGTGATCGTCACCGACACCTACGAGGAGATGCTGGAGGTCGCGAACGACATCGCGTCGGAGCATGTGCAGGTGATGACGGACCGCGACGACTGGTTCCTGGACAACATGCATTCCTACGGGGCGCTTTTCCTGGGTCCGCGGACGAACGTGGCCAACGGCGACAAGGTGATCGGCACGAACCACACCTTGCCCACGAAGAAAGCCGGGCGCTACACCGGCGGCCTCTGGGTCGGAAAGTTCCTGAAGACGCACAGCTATCAGAAGGTCACGACCGATGCGGCGGCGGCAGAGATCGGCGCCTACGGCTCGCGCCTCTGCCTGCTCGAGGGGTTCGTGGGACATGCAGAACAGTGCAACGTCCGGGTCCGCCGCTACGGCGGACGGAACGTGCCCTACGGCGAAGCTGCGGAATAA
- a CDS encoding ABC transporter permease produces MTTQDQTHAAARRLRLFERYALLGVWALLIIGFSIALPNSFPRWGNFSILFASYAPAALLALAIIIPLTSGDYDLSVGAVMTLSSCLIAVLNAWMGLPIVLCLVLSVLAGVAVGLVHAFFIVYVRIPSLVVTLGSTSLISGIVQWFTKSSTIGGIDNALIMSVVGGRLFGVPYAFYYAFAAVVLLWYIFDYTPLGRRLLFVGRGREVARLNGIAVEKVRLGALVASSVVASCAGILYAGVLGSADPYSGLNYLLPAFAAAFLGSTTIMPGRFNPWGAMVAVYFLGTGITGLTMLGIPLWVTNVFNGGALILAVTISQLTRGREAPDIG; encoded by the coding sequence ATGACCACTCAGGACCAGACCCATGCCGCCGCCCGCCGCCTGCGCCTGTTCGAACGCTACGCCCTGCTTGGCGTCTGGGCGCTTCTCATCATCGGGTTCAGCATCGCGCTGCCGAATTCCTTCCCGAGATGGGGCAACTTCTCGATTCTCTTCGCATCCTACGCCCCGGCCGCGCTGCTCGCGCTTGCGATCATCATTCCGCTGACATCGGGCGACTACGACCTGTCGGTCGGCGCGGTGATGACGCTGTCGTCCTGCCTGATCGCGGTGCTGAACGCCTGGATGGGGCTGCCGATCGTCTTGTGCCTCGTGCTGTCGGTGCTCGCAGGTGTCGCGGTCGGGCTGGTCCACGCCTTCTTCATTGTCTACGTGCGCATCCCCTCGCTGGTCGTCACGCTTGGCTCGACCTCCCTGATCTCGGGGATCGTGCAGTGGTTCACCAAGTCCTCGACGATTGGCGGGATCGACAACGCGCTGATCATGTCGGTGGTGGGCGGGCGGCTCTTCGGGGTGCCCTATGCCTTCTACTACGCCTTCGCGGCAGTCGTGCTTCTCTGGTACATCTTCGACTACACGCCGCTGGGCCGCCGCCTGCTGTTCGTCGGACGCGGTCGGGAAGTTGCGCGGCTCAACGGCATCGCTGTCGAGAAGGTCCGGCTCGGCGCGCTGGTCGCCTCCTCCGTCGTCGCGTCCTGCGCCGGGATCCTATACGCCGGTGTGCTCGGGTCGGCGGATCCGTATTCCGGACTGAACTATCTGCTGCCCGCCTTTGCCGCAGCATTCCTCGGCTCGACCACGATCATGCCGGGGCGGTTCAACCCGTGGGGCGCCATGGTGGCCGTCTACTTCCTCGGCACCGGGATCACGGGGCTGACGATGCTGGGCATTCCGCTTTGGGTCACGAACGTGTTCAACGGCGGGGCACTGATCCTGGCCGTGACGATTTCCCAGCTGACGCGAGGCCGGGAAGCGCCCGACATCGGCTGA
- a CDS encoding sugar ABC transporter ATP-binding protein, with protein sequence MTTVSAKAMAAPEGVPPTLRLEGVSKTFRATRALDDVTIEVRPGEIHGLLGTNGSGKSTLIKILAGYHAPDPGGRMTFNGEAVSLPLAASDFRRLGMSFVHQNLGLLPSLTVLENLRLKQVALSPRLHLNWRRERAEAQAVLDRYALDIPLWRRVDELSAVNRALLAIVRAFEEIREGCEATGKPGLVLLDEPTPFLPEEGVKRLFTLMQEIKASGSSVLFISHDIDEVMEITDRATILRDGRVSGEVETDTASHDSMIELIIGRSIAGTEMRTGETARFAPGLSIEGLEGAGIAPFSVDIGKGEVIGLTGLIGSGYDRVPYLVFGADPATAGKLALDDRTLPLRDMTPARAIGENLALLPGDREAQSGVASLSIADNILLPDVSDWFRGGLLRNGAMRREAKKLGEDYEVRPNDPDLPLAALSGGNAQKVLIARWMKRKPRLLLLDEPTQGVDVGTRAKIFDSIAAEAQTGMSVLCASSDAEQLARICDRVLVFARGRVVHELTGAQVTKDHITQACYASLDRPDRSPT encoded by the coding sequence GTGACGACCGTATCGGCCAAAGCGATGGCGGCACCTGAAGGGGTGCCGCCGACACTGCGTCTCGAAGGCGTCTCGAAGACGTTCCGGGCGACGCGCGCTCTTGATGACGTCACGATCGAAGTTCGCCCCGGAGAGATCCACGGCCTTCTCGGCACGAACGGATCGGGGAAATCGACCCTCATCAAGATCCTCGCCGGTTATCACGCGCCGGACCCCGGCGGCCGGATGACATTCAACGGCGAAGCGGTGTCGCTGCCGCTGGCCGCCTCGGACTTCCGCCGATTGGGGATGAGCTTCGTTCACCAGAACCTCGGCCTTCTGCCGTCGCTGACGGTGCTGGAGAACCTGCGCCTGAAACAGGTGGCCCTCTCCCCGCGGCTGCATCTGAACTGGCGGCGCGAGCGGGCGGAGGCGCAGGCGGTGCTCGACCGCTACGCATTGGACATCCCGCTGTGGCGCCGTGTCGACGAACTGAGCGCGGTGAACCGCGCGCTGCTCGCCATCGTGCGGGCTTTCGAGGAGATCCGCGAGGGGTGCGAAGCGACGGGAAAGCCCGGCCTCGTGCTGCTGGACGAACCCACGCCCTTCCTGCCGGAGGAAGGGGTGAAGCGCCTCTTCACCCTGATGCAGGAGATCAAGGCCAGCGGTTCTTCCGTCCTCTTCATCTCGCACGACATCGACGAGGTGATGGAGATCACCGACCGCGCCACGATCCTGCGAGACGGCCGCGTGTCGGGAGAGGTGGAGACAGACACCGCCAGCCACGACAGCATGATCGAGCTGATCATCGGCCGCTCGATTGCCGGAACCGAGATGCGGACGGGCGAGACCGCGCGTTTCGCGCCCGGACTGTCCATCGAGGGGCTGGAGGGGGCGGGGATCGCTCCCTTTTCCGTCGACATCGGGAAGGGAGAGGTCATCGGCCTGACCGGCCTGATCGGTTCGGGTTACGACCGCGTGCCATATCTTGTCTTCGGAGCCGACCCGGCCACGGCCGGGAAACTTGCCCTGGACGACCGCACGCTTCCCCTGCGGGACATGACCCCGGCCCGGGCCATCGGCGAAAACCTTGCGCTGCTGCCTGGAGACCGGGAGGCGCAGAGCGGGGTCGCCAGCCTGTCGATCGCCGACAACATTCTGCTTCCCGACGTGTCCGACTGGTTCCGCGGCGGGCTGCTGCGCAACGGCGCGATGCGGCGGGAGGCGAAGAAGCTGGGCGAGGACTACGAGGTCCGTCCGAACGATCCCGACCTGCCGCTTGCGGCGCTTTCCGGCGGCAATGCCCAGAAGGTGCTGATCGCGCGCTGGATGAAGCGAAAGCCGAGGCTGTTGCTGCTGGACGAACCGACGCAGGGCGTCGATGTCGGCACCCGCGCGAAGATCTTCGACAGCATCGCGGCAGAGGCGCAGACCGGCATGTCCGTGCTCTGCGCCAGTTCCGATGCGGAGCAGCTGGCGCGCATCTGCGACCGGGTGCTCGTCTTCGCCCGCGGTCGCGTCGTGCACGAACTGACCGGAGCGCAAGTCACCAAGGACCACATCACGCAGGCCTGTTACGCCTCACTCGACCGACCAGACCGGAGCCCGACATGA
- a CDS encoding sugar ABC transporter substrate-binding protein, which produces MAPGDPFDIKQCAAGKKMLSIPNNSANPFLKGIIDRMKSVGEKIGLEVVEWENQGQPSQWVQGFDYAIRDGFDVINLISGISPDTVEPQITAANDAGIKVMTSHFYDPSFPRNPLLSSSLPIGFNEIGRILANWVAVNTDGKGRVALIVSREVPPTIPLVDGFTEELKENCPDCVIAQEINVGVAEWGTKIQPSVQSALQADPDIDVVIPIYDSMSQFVVPALRLTGKLGQVKVATFNGTPFVLDFIQQGAVSMDIGESLDWIAYATVDGHMRDLCGLPAPEKLNVPFYIFDESNAKDAGTPAQFDTGYGDAYISGFAKLWGLE; this is translated from the coding sequence GTGGCCCCGGGTGACCCCTTCGATATCAAGCAGTGCGCGGCCGGCAAGAAGATGCTGTCGATCCCGAACAACTCTGCCAACCCGTTCCTGAAGGGCATCATCGACCGCATGAAGAGCGTCGGTGAAAAGATCGGGCTCGAAGTCGTCGAATGGGAAAACCAGGGCCAGCCGAGCCAGTGGGTCCAGGGCTTCGACTATGCGATCCGCGACGGTTTCGACGTGATCAACCTGATCTCGGGCATTTCGCCCGACACTGTCGAGCCGCAGATCACGGCCGCGAACGACGCCGGGATCAAGGTAATGACCTCGCATTTCTACGACCCCAGCTTCCCGCGCAACCCGCTGCTCTCCTCCTCGCTGCCGATCGGCTTCAACGAGATCGGCCGCATCCTGGCGAACTGGGTGGCGGTGAACACCGACGGCAAGGGCCGCGTCGCGCTGATCGTCAGCCGCGAAGTGCCGCCGACGATCCCGCTGGTCGACGGCTTCACCGAGGAGCTGAAGGAAAACTGCCCCGACTGCGTGATCGCGCAGGAAATCAACGTTGGCGTCGCGGAATGGGGCACCAAGATCCAGCCCTCCGTCCAGTCTGCGCTGCAGGCGGATCCCGACATCGACGTGGTCATCCCGATCTACGACTCCATGTCCCAGTTCGTGGTCCCCGCGCTTCGCCTGACGGGCAAGCTGGGCCAGGTGAAGGTCGCGACCTTCAACGGCACGCCCTTCGTGCTGGACTTCATCCAGCAGGGCGCGGTGTCGATGGACATCGGCGAAAGCCTCGACTGGATCGCCTATGCGACCGTGGACGGCCACATGCGCGACCTCTGCGGCCTTCCGGCTCCGGAGAAGCTTAACGTCCCCTTCTACATCTTTGACGAATCCAACGCCAAGGATGCCGGGACGCCCGCGCAGTTCGACACCGGCTACGGCGACGCCTACATCTCGGGCTTCGCGAAGCTGTGGGGGCTGGAATAA
- a CDS encoding tripartite tricarboxylate transporter permease, with protein MPFTLYMDFLSAILFLTAIFTGGGFGGSVPAILMNVPGTTAAIATCFDGYPMARQGKHNEALGLALAASTVGTVVGYALLFVILEPISRLVLKLGAPELFLIAMAGLFLIAALAGKYFWRGVLAGALGLMIGTVGMSSSGIMRGTMGSMWMLDGISTTAAIIGLFARLGDLRATALSPSSWPRVTPSISSSARPARRCCRSRTTLPTRS; from the coding sequence TTGCCCTTCACGCTCTACATGGATTTCCTCTCGGCGATCCTGTTCCTGACCGCGATCTTCACCGGCGGGGGCTTCGGCGGGTCCGTTCCCGCAATCCTGATGAACGTGCCGGGCACCACCGCGGCCATCGCCACCTGTTTCGACGGCTATCCCATGGCGCGGCAGGGCAAGCACAACGAGGCCCTGGGCCTTGCACTCGCGGCCTCCACCGTCGGAACGGTCGTCGGCTACGCGCTGCTTTTCGTCATCCTTGAACCGATCTCACGGCTGGTGCTGAAACTCGGTGCGCCCGAGCTGTTCCTCATCGCCATGGCGGGTCTTTTCCTCATCGCCGCACTGGCGGGCAAGTACTTCTGGCGGGGCGTCCTTGCGGGCGCGCTCGGTCTGATGATCGGGACCGTCGGGATGAGCTCGTCCGGGATCATGCGCGGCACCATGGGATCGATGTGGATGCTCGACGGCATCTCGACCACCGCCGCGATCATCGGCCTTTTCGCCCGCCTCGGAGATCTTCGCGCTACAGCTCTCAGCCCGAGTTCGTGGCCCCGGGTGACCCCTTCGATATCAAGCAGTGCGCGGCCGGCAAGAAGATGCTGTCGATCCCGAACAACTCTGCCAACCCGTTCCTGA
- a CDS encoding tripartite tricarboxylate transporter TctB family protein: MSRLTRHLTGGAGHIALLSLFAVFAIWYAADAWSAQPKVQNMLLIGPAAAVSLALIVVLAVAEVRRIARGTDAAPKPEMPQNTFAAKYGTPIAAALLGVYVLLMPIVGFDVATPIYIAVSMVLQGARDWRIILAFSLVAGPAAGLGDRGNAVDPHSHAGALTNARPCRLQRRDVRFLPPIPSPGWWCRSAC, encoded by the coding sequence ATGAGCAGGCTCACACGTCATCTGACCGGCGGGGCAGGGCACATTGCCCTGCTTTCGCTCTTTGCGGTCTTTGCGATCTGGTATGCCGCGGATGCCTGGTCCGCCCAGCCCAAGGTGCAGAACATGCTGCTCATCGGGCCTGCGGCGGCCGTGTCGCTGGCGCTGATCGTAGTGCTCGCCGTGGCCGAAGTGCGCCGGATCGCCCGCGGCACCGACGCCGCGCCCAAGCCCGAGATGCCGCAGAACACCTTCGCGGCGAAATACGGCACGCCGATCGCGGCGGCCCTCCTTGGCGTCTACGTCCTGCTGATGCCGATCGTCGGTTTCGACGTCGCCACGCCGATCTACATTGCCGTCAGCATGGTCCTGCAGGGCGCCCGCGACTGGCGCATCATCCTGGCCTTTTCCCTCGTCGCCGGTCCTGCTGCCGGTCTGGGCGATCGAGGAAATGCTGTCGATCCCCATTCCCACGCTGGTGCTCTGACCAATGCTCGACCTTGCCGCCTTCAGCGACGCGATGTCCGCTTCTTGCCACCAATCCCGTCGCCTGGCTGGTGGTGCCGGTCGGCCTGCTGA
- a CDS encoding sugar ABC transporter substrate-binding protein yields MMKLRMTTLLVAATVASVPVLAMAQDGMARAKERLAAYSSQPEFVAPGDPFDIKQCAAGKKMLSIPNNSANPFLKGIIDRMKSVGEKIGLEVVEWENQGQPSQWVQGFDYAIRDGFDVINLISGISPDTVEPQITAANDAGIKVMTSHFYDPSFPRNPLLSSSLPIGFNEIGRILANWVAVNTDGKGRVALIVSREVPPTIPLVDGFTEELKENCPDCVIAQEINVGVAEWGTKIQPSVQSALQADPDIDVVIPIYDSMSQFVVPALRLTGKLGQVKVATFNGTPFVLDFIQQGAVSMDIGESLDWIAYATVDGHMRDLCGLPAPEKLNVPFYIFDESNAKDAGTPAQFDTGYGDAYISGFAKLWGLE; encoded by the coding sequence ATGATGAAGTTACGCATGACGACCCTGCTGGTCGCGGCGACCGTGGCCAGTGTCCCGGTCCTCGCAATGGCCCAGGACGGGATGGCGCGCGCCAAGGAACGCCTGGCCGCCTACAGCTCTCAGCCCGAGTTCGTGGCCCCGGGTGACCCCTTCGATATCAAGCAGTGCGCGGCCGGCAAGAAGATGCTGTCGATCCCGAACAACTCTGCCAACCCGTTCCTGAAGGGCATCATCGACCGCATGAAGAGCGTCGGTGAAAAGATCGGGCTCGAAGTCGTCGAATGGGAAAACCAGGGCCAGCCGAGCCAGTGGGTCCAGGGCTTCGACTATGCGATCCGCGACGGTTTCGACGTGATCAACCTGATCTCGGGCATTTCGCCCGACACTGTCGAGCCGCAGATCACGGCCGCGAACGACGCCGGGATCAAGGTAATGACCTCGCATTTCTACGACCCCAGCTTCCCGCGCAACCCGCTGCTCTCCTCCTCGCTGCCGATCGGCTTCAACGAGATCGGCCGCATCCTGGCGAACTGGGTGGCGGTGAACACCGACGGCAAGGGCCGCGTCGCGCTGATCGTCAGCCGCGAAGTGCCGCCGACGATCCCGCTGGTCGACGGCTTCACCGAGGAGCTGAAGGAAAACTGCCCCGACTGCGTGATCGCGCAGGAAATCAACGTTGGCGTCGCGGAATGGGGCACCAAGATCCAGCCCTCCGTCCAGTCTGCGCTGCAGGCGGATCCCGACATCGACGTGGTCATCCCGATCTACGACTCCATGTCCCAGTTCGTGGTCCCCGCGCTTCGCCTGACGGGCAAGCTGGGCCAGGTGAAGGTCGCGACCTTCAACGGCACGCCCTTCGTGCTGGACTTCATCCAGCAGGGCGCGGTGTCGATGGACATCGGCGAAAGCCTCGACTGGATCGCCTATGCGACCGTGGACGGCCACATGCGCGACCTCTGCGGCCTTCCGGCTCCGGAGAAGCTTAACGTCCCCTTCTACATCTTTGACGAATCCAACGCCAAGGATGCCGGGACGCCCGCGCAGTTCGACACCGGCTACGGCGACGCCTACATCTCGGGCTTCGCGAAGCTGTGGGGGCTGGAATAA